One Heptranchias perlo isolate sHepPer1 chromosome 2, sHepPer1.hap1, whole genome shotgun sequence DNA segment encodes these proteins:
- the znf438 gene encoding zinc finger protein 438 isoform X2, producing MQDFIHDSSKFSGLQLFHLNPNEKQQVLPTAFGQLTQDKHAGMTDGPNGVHKDKDVQGSSTSMTGQKRSLQTKGHFRTIAPKVIPSSVAASASSMVPHSTISGISTGLTTSSDIQANKFTTNNTKPIIMPARSYALMPVAGKEGTYSLVALPQVAAAPPQASPKVEKTIIGSCTGLPQVSQTCRPSVVAFGQRAPHVAATEKLKLPIPRYQSVWAKAALKQGAASKLAVVKPSNLQCRPCMPGATSVQVQPTAVPGHSQIHPSVVAPKTGLLVEADKVGSAPADVTVPATLPQDTDVMFGHSSTSKSDVLRTNEMNRPISLTVSTSMDRSVPQAVAEKVSFKTSPDSLSASCSLSTWSVVQTDRQPPLITKHTGPVSSVPIMQFGNSVQFIAPTAAPKGKVPILPYSRVKDTIFLNRKQNQTPFATSSTQLMARVPTAMSINDQSRIAEMSRNICMVSDFHRESAQKPGSQLPFMPMDSAYVRTSDKVIINRLKKPNSNVLQHRLVRKRKVTDNVTISKTKRFKSCNLLSRMQEDKDKVKCDSSRESGTFKVGEESIKTVTNENSDKTAAVLKKFCNIMPKPVAVMQAVAPLALSGGMVTVQNLESVKPGTAPSDATMSKTDNFIQAASTSAYCRNLPEHLVLDKQAYKCNVCSRGFQLKHHLQDHLNIHSKSRPYCCRICHKAYSHSGSLSTHMKRCHSEVHRKKLMCCEFCAKLFGHIGVYFFHLKEIHKILISNEYSSNSLMSDKNDGNVKPEQMEIVQCLPPSDRKQTSQAEDGQSQAKVVGQGVLQIKCARCQVVTPTFVDMKLHLLCVHEEELQLRVEEGAVKEKSRFISGFPIYSSMEAEQELFKHAANYWKQLGEKKNLVKCGICEEAFHSCFKLKKHMFLHYKQQPRSEATDSSRVPKDKKIQFLTNFGFNCILCKQNCGSKSELFRHWQSYHKCKDPTVLWIVFSSLNEHCTTDDEVPEVSPEHTAVSTEPFCRHIVDAASQCESQDRTRIVDECKVHLSSCNSAAEETLDYCQLTCPFCVKTFLCMNCKGNGGEEVVFQQEDVVHQCPKCLLKFSLSAKGLGAQVFCTSSKHCD from the exons ATGTACAAGGATCTTCAACCAGTATGACTGGTCAAAAGAGGAGTTTGCAGACTAAGGGTCATTTCAGGACCATTGCTCCAAAAGTTATTCCATCTTCAGTAGCGGCATCTGCTTCTTCCATGGTACCTCATTCTACCATCAGTGGAATTTCTACAGGACTTACCACTTCGTCAGATATTCAGGCTAATAAATTTACGACAAACAACACAAAGCCCATCATAATGCCTGCTCGGAGCTATGCACTGATGCCTGTTGCTGGTAAAGAGGGAACTTACTCACTTGTAGCTCTGCCACAGGTTGCTGCAGCTCCTCCACAAGCATCTCCAAAGGTCGAGAAAACAATCATAGGCTCTTGTACTGGTCTACCACAGGTTTCTCAAACGTGTAGACCTTCAGTAGTAGCATTTGGGCAGAGAGCACCTCATGTTGCTGCCACCGAGAAATTGAAGTTGCCAATTCCACGATATCAGTCTGTGTGGGCCAAAGCAGCCTTGAAGCAGGGAGCAGCCTCAAAACTGGCTGTGGTGAAGCCTAGTAATCTTCAATGTCGACCATGTATGCCGGGAGCGACATCAGTACAGGTTCAGCCAACTGCGGTGCCTGGTCATTCACAAATTCATCCAAGTGTAGTAGCACCTAAAACAGGATTGTTGGTCGAAGCGGATAAAGTAGGATCTGCACCCGCTGACGTCACAGTTCCTGCCACACTTCCCCAGGATACTGACGTGATGTTTGGACATTCTTCCACATCCAAATCCGATGTATTGAGAACAAATGAAATGAATCGGCCGATATCTCTTACCGTTTCAACCAGTATGGACAGATCTGTACCACAGGCTGTGGCAGAAAAAGTTTCTTTTAAGACCAGCCCGGATTCGCTGTCAGCATCATGCAGCCTTTCAACTTGGTCTGTTGTCCAAACTGACCGACAACCTCCACTTATCACAAAACATACTGGACCTGTTAGTTCTGTGCCAATAATGCAGTTTGGAAATTCAGTTCAGTTTATTGCACCTACTGCTGCACCAAAAGGCAAAGTTCCCATTTTACCGTACTCTCGAGTGAAAGACACTATCTTTCTTAACCGTAAACAAAATCAAACTCCTTTTGCAACATCATCTACCCAATTAATGGCTAGAGTCCCCACTGCAATGTCAATTAATGATCAGTCTAGAATTGCTGAAATGTCTAGAAATATTTGTATGGTTTCTGATTTTCACAGGGAGAGTGCTCAGAAACCTGGTAGTCAGTTGCCATTTATGCCGATGGACAGTGCCTACGTACGTACATCAGACAAAGTGATTATAAATAGACTAAAGAAGCCAAACAGTAATGTACTCCAGCACAGATTAGTAAGGAAAAGAAAGGTCACAGATAATGTAACCATTTCTAAAACAAAAAGGTTTAAGTCCTGTAATCTCCTGAGCAGAATGCAGGAAGATAAGGACAAGGTGAAATGTGATTCTTCTCGAGAATCTGGCACTTTCAAAGTGGGAGAAGAAAGCATAAAAACAGTAACAAATGAAAATTCAGACAAAACAGCAGCAGTGCTGAAGAAGTTTTGTAACATCATGCCCAAGCCTGTGGCAGTTATGCAGGCTGTAGCTCCACTAGCATTATCTGGGGGAATGGTTACTGTCCAGAATCttgagagtgtaaaaccagggactGCACCAAGTGATGCAACAATGAGCAAAACTGATAACTTTATACAAGCCGCCAGTACATCTGCATACTGCAGAAACTTGCCTGAGCACTTAGTCTTGGATAAACAAGCATATAAATGCAATGTTTGTAGTCGAGGGTTTCAGCTTAAACATCACCTTCAAGATCATTTGAATATTCACTCTAAGAGCAGGCCTTACTGCTGTCGCATTTGCCATAAGGCCTACAGTCATTCAGGCAGCCTAAGCACTCACATGAAACGGTGTCACAGTGAAGTACACCGTAAGAAGCTCATGTGCTGCGAGTTTTGTGCAAAACTTTTTGGACACATTGGCGTCTACTTTTTTCATCTTAAAGAAATCCACAAGATCTTAATCAGCAATGAGTATTCTAGCAATTCGCTAATGTCAGATAAGAATGACGGAAACGTCAAGCCAGAACAAATGGAAATTGTGCAGTGTCTGCCTCCATCAGACAG GAAGCAAACCAGCCAAGCAGAAGATGGCCAATCACAAGCCAAAGTAGTTGGCCAAGGTGTCTTGCAAATAAAATGCGCCCGTTGCCAAGTTGTCACCCCCACCTTTGTTGATATGAAGCTTCATCTGTTGTGTGTTCATGAGGAAGAGCTGCAGCTGAGGGTAGAGGAGGGAGCAGTAAAAGAGAAAAGCAGATTTATCAGTGGATTTCCTATTTACTCTAGCATGGAAGCAGAGCAAGAGTTATTCAAGCATGCAGCAAACTACTGGAAGCAACTTGGTGAGAAGAAAAATCTGGTAAAATGTGGCATTTGTGAAGAGGCGTTCCACTCCTGTTTTAAATTGAAGAAGCACATGTTTTTGCATTACAAACAGCAGCCCCGATCAGAAGCTACAGATTCAAGTAGAGTTCCTAAGGATAAGAAAATTCAGTTCCTTACAAATTTTGGGTTTAATTGTATTTTATGTAAACAGAACTGTGGAAGTAAATCAGAACTCTTCAGGCACTGGCAAAGTTACCACAAGTGCAAGGACCCCACTGTTCTGTGGATCGTCTTTAGTTCATTGAATGAACATTGCACAACTGATGATGAAGTGCCCGAAGTTTCACCAGAACATACTGCTGTCAGCACTGAACCATTCTGCAGACACATTGTAGATGCAGCATCCCAGTGTGAATCACAAGACAGGACAAGGATTGTAGATGAGTGCAAGGTGCATTTGAGTAGCTGCAATAGTGCAGCAGAGGAGACTCTTGATTATTGCCAGTTAACATGTCCATTTTGTGTGAAGACCTTTCTCTGCATGAACTGCAAAGGTAACGGTGGTGAAGAAGTTGTATTTCAGCAAGAGGATGTTGTGCATCAGTGCCCAAAGTGCCTTCTGAAGTTCTCATTAAGTGCTAAGGGTCTTGGAGCCCAAGTATTCTGTACCTCATCCAAACATTGCGATTAA